The genomic stretch ATTTTCTGCGAACGATGAGAAAGACTTTCTGCCCTTGCTGCGGTTCTGGCACGAAAGCGGCACCATCTCGGAATTCGATCTCCTGTACCTCATTGTCATAGCGAATTTCGAGGAGAACGGCAGCATCACTACTGGCAAGCGGATGGATCTTCGACTTTGCCGGCGACGACTCGTTAACCGTTTCCTGTTTGACCTCTAACGAGGTGGTGAGAGCCTCCTCGGTTGCTTTATCCTTTCGCTCCTCTTGGCTCATCGAAAGGCTTCCGTCGTCAAAGACACCGCGGACAGTGAAACTTTCACCACTATCGAGCAGGTCTTCCAGATCGAGCGCGACTTGGAATTTGACAATCGGAAACAGGGCTTCAGAAGTGCTGTCAAAACCGAGAATACCGACAGCCATTGTCCGAAGATCGCTGGAAATTAAAGCCACGCCAGTAACGAAGGCGTCAGGCACAACTTTCTCGTCACCCCATGCCAGAGGATACTCTTGCGAAAAAAGCTTCTCACGTCCTTCTTCCGACAGATGACTGGCTCCCTCAATTTCAGAGGCAATCTGGGAGGCGTTCGCAATCAAACCGATCGGATCACGCGTGTCATTGGCCACGACCAGGGCCAATTCGAGCTTCTTGGTCAATCGCATGTTCAGCGAACCAACCTGATCGACAGAAGCTTCATTTCCCTTTTTGATGCGAAACTTAAGTACGCCCACGTTCTGGTAACCACGCTCTTTCAGAGCGTCCATCACCCGAGGTCCCTGCTTTAGAAGCTGTTTTTCCAGGTCGTCCGCTGCAGGCAAAAGAGAACAAGCACCGAAGACAAAGAGAATTGTTAAGCCAAATCGAACACAACGCGGCATAGTTGTCTCCCAGCGATCATTGCTAATTGGAGTTACTTCACGGTGTTAACGGCGGGAAGGCTTCTGTGTCCCGAGGAAAATCGCAATTAACCTAAAATAGTTGAAAATCATCCCCAATCACCTGGGATATTCAATTCTGACCGCTAATAACACTCTATTAAGATGACGTAATAAGCTGCCGTAGACTTTGTTCTAAATTATTCATGGTCTCATCCGCCTCGGCTTGCGTCGATCTAAAGTCTGCTCCCTGTTCTAGTTGAGCCAATTGACCAGCAATATCCTGACGAGTCTTTTGACAGGCCGCATCCACAGCATTGTGTGTTTTGCCATCTAAGGCAGAAAGTCGCGCGGTCAGTAGTTTTTGGCACCCGGCATCGAATTGCTTCAAGCGAGTGATCAGTTCTTCTCTGTTTTGTGGACGCTTGTTGAACCATGAATGTGCCGCGGCCGCCAAGTTTTCCAGCAATTTCGTTTCCGAACGGGATGACTCCAACACGCCTGGTTTGTTGAAGCCCCATCCTTGCGGAGCGGGGGGAGTCAAGTTAACCCATACCCCGACAGCGATTGAAGCCGCGACCGCAATCAACCCAGCCAGCCCGGACCACACAGTCGCTTGCCCACTTCTGCTCGGCCGCTCTTTATCTGGCTTCTCAGAACGACTATTGAGTTCGTGTCGAATCTGGGACCAGCGCGCATCATGTAGTGGCGTTTCTTGGCGACTGGCAGAGCGCTGTTGCCAATAGAGTGGCGCCTGGATCAACACGTATTCCTGAAGGTCCACAAGTGCCTCTGGACTTGCCATCAGCTTTCGCAACTGGCTTTCAGATAATGACTTAAGCCCATGTTGCTCGATATCAACTAATTGATCTTCGGTCAGATCGACAAAGCGTAGCGGCATTCCCCGAGCCTCTTCAGACGCTAGTGTTTCCCAAATGATTGCCGCCTCGAGCAAGTCTTCCGAACAGATGAATTCTTCGACCCATTCGGCGAGTTTTTCAGGGTTCTCGGGCAGATCTAAGGAAACCAGTGTCATATCCGTTTCTGCTCCATACACTTGCGCAAATTGGCCAGGGCCCGATGTACACGGGTATAAACGGTACTCCGTTGAATGTCTTCCGCCGCGGCAATATTTTCCCCAGAAGTGCCACTGAAAAAGGCCTGAACAATTCGACGTATCGCATCGGGAAGCTGCTCAGAACATTCGCGAAGCTGCCTTAATTCCTCTTCCCGTTCCAAACGAAACGAGGCGGCGGCTTGTTCGGCAATTCCAAGCGACTGTTCGGTTAGCGGATAAGACTTTGGTTTTCGAAAGTGATCGTAGAGGGTGTTTCGTGCGATCGTAATAATCCACGCCCCTATGCGACTACCAGCAAAAGTTTGACGCGAATTCCAGACCTTCAGCCACGTTTGCTGAATCACGTCGTCCGCATCGCGGGGACAACGAGTGCGGACATAGATTTCCAGCTGGTGACCAAATTGGTCATATAGTTGACGAAAGCTCGCCGGGTCGCCCGCTTGAAAGCCTGCGATCAGATCTTGTTCCCTTGCTGTTTCCGCATAGGTACTCATCATGCCCGGACAGTTTCATTTCCATCACAGAATAGGAACGCGAATGTGCTATGAGATCGGTCGCATTGTAATATGATCCTGTCTCGCCAAGCAATTCTTTAACAAACTTATTCGCCAGGCTTGAGTTAGAAACATGCCTCGGCCACATTAGATCAAAGAACATGTGGTCGTCAGCATATCAACTACTTGCGATTTTGCATTCCGTAAAGCATCCGAGACTTCGCGTCCAGAGAGGAGCGTTTGTATGCATTTGGCTCGCACGATAATTTTAAGCTGCTTGTTTATCGGTTGCCTGAGCAACGATCTACTTGCCCAGCTAACCGCGCAGTCCGAACGACGCGTCACGCAACTGAACGAACAGATTGCTCAGTTGGAAAACCAAGGAAACGATCGTGCAGCAATCCCTCTACAGAAAGAGATCGTTGACATCGCTGAAAGAGAGCTCGGACACAACAAAAGTGAAACGGCATATGAATGGAACTATCTGGGGCATCTTTATTTTCGGTTAGGGGAATACGGAGAGGCACGCAATCCATATTCCCAAGCCCTGTCGATACGCCGAAAGGTTCTTGGGGAAAACGACGAGGACACGGGCGAATCGTATGGAAACGTTGGTTTTGTTCTCGCCGAGTTGGGTGAATATGACCAGAGTGAAGAGGCCTATCTGCAGGCCTTGCGGATCTATCGTCGTAACACGGGCGATGAAAGTTCGGAAACACTGCAGACGATGAATAACTTAGGAAATCTTTATCTCAAGACGAGTAACTTCGAGAAAGCAAAGTCCCTCAACCGTGCCGCCTTGGCGATTCGCACGCGCACGCTTGGTCCCGATCACGCTGATGTTGGTGAGTCAATCTTTAATCTCGGAGTCATTGCCCACGAAGAGGGAGACTACAACAAGGCACAAGAGCTCTATTCGCGATCGCGTTCTATTTTTCAGGAAGCTCTCGGCGAGGAGCATCCTTATACGCTGCAGCTAATGAACAACCTTGGCAAACTGGCCTACGATCTAGGAGACGTGCAGCGTTCGTACGATATTGACCGTCAGGTTTACGATATCCGGATGCGAGTCTTAGGTCCAGATCACATCGACACGGCTCAATCCCTTAACAATATGGCGTTTAATCAACAGGACCAACGCAATTTTGAGAAAGCGTTACCGCTGTATCAAAAGGCATTGGACATTTTTTTGAAGCAGCTAGGCGAGAAAGACGTCAATACGCAATTGACGATGTTGAACCTGGCGGTCGTGAAACAGCGACTCGGTCAGTCGAAGGAGGCGGAGGACCTCGCTACTCGAGCTTTGAACCTACGTCGCGAAAGTCTGGGCGAAGGGCATCCACTTGTATCGGAAGCCCTCTATCAGATTGCAACGGTACGTTTAGAGGCCGGCAGACTGGATGAAGCTCGAGAAGCGTTTGAGCAATCGTACAAGATTATGGAAGACGCTTACGGGGACAATCATCCAAAGACGCTCTCTGTCCTATTTTCGCTTTGTTGGATTAACATGCGAAACGAGGATTGGGCTAGCGTGCTCGAATTGTCCGATAAGACACGACGACTCGTGCGAACAACTGGGGCACGTTTGATGTCCGGTCTTACGCCAGCAGAACAGCTCAGACTTCTAAACAAAGACGACCATCACGAATTTGCGTTTACGGTTGCATGGCAAAAGAAAGACGACCAAGCGTTCGCCGACTCGTCCGCAAGCTGGATCATAAACGACAAAGGGCTGTCTCAGGAAACACTCGCAGCCCGCGAAACATTACTCCGCGATTTGGGAGATGCGGAGACTCAAACGCTCAGCCGAAAACTTCAGGAGACACGTCGTTCACTAGCCAACATCGTACTTTCCGCTCCGCAAGCGGACCAAGTCGAGCTGAAGAAAAGGCAGGTCGAACAATTGACCCAGCAAGAGGAAGAACTCAGTCGCCAATTGGCCAAGAAGGTAGGAGCTTCCGTCGAACTTGAGAAATGGATCGAGTTAGACGATGTTCGTAAAAAGCTGAAACACGATGAAACTTTCGTAACTTGGATTCGCTTTCAACCGTACGACTTCAATAATGAGAGTCAGATATCGGGTTACCTATTACCGCCCCGGTACATGGCTTGGATCATTCCTCCAGCGGGTCAACGTGAAGTCCGCTTGATCGACGTCGGGCCAGCAGAGGAAATTGACTCGCTCATCGAAAAAGCGCGAAAAGAATTGAATGCCGCCGGTCGACCAGACGGCGCGATCCGAAACGAAGGTGAACAAGACGCGGAAAAGAAGCTGCGCCGATCTCTTGCAGACGTTGCTGAAAAAGTCTGGCTGCCGGTCGCTTTCCATATCGGCGACGAAACCAAAAAAATAAATCTCAGCCCAGACGGTGCCTTATGGCTCGTCCCTTGGGCCGCCTTGCCAGATGGAGACGACCGCTATTTGATTGAAGACTACGCGTTTCGCTACTTGATTAGTGGCCGCGAATTTGTACAGGAAGTGGCAGCTCCATCCTCTAACACGCCTCTGGTGTTCGCAAATCCAACCTTTGATCTCACTCCACAAAAGGTAATTGCCGCAGTTAAGGCGATTTTTCGGGACGTTCGACTCGACGCCAATGCGAGTCGGGGACGTGTTTCACAAACGGCTTTGGGCAAGGTTCCGAGCCTCCCCAATACCGAGATAGAAGCAAACGCCATTGCGCCCAGCTTAGAGAAACTCGTAGGTAAACCGCCCATTAAGTATCTCGGAGAATACGCTTTAGAAAGCGTGGTAAAGCGAGTTCATCGCCCGCGCATGCTCGTGCTCAGTACGCATGGATACTTCCTTCCAGATCAACAGATGCGATCAAATGAACGATCGATTCACAACGACAGAGCTAGAGCAGCAAGCCTACTTGCAATCGATGGGACGCTTATTGAGAATCCTTTGCTGCGCTGCGGACTGCTATTAGCTGGCTGTAATCAACCACCCGCCGGCGGTGACGATGGTATTTTGACCGGTCTCGAGATTGTCGGCCTCGATTTGCGTGGCACCGAACTTGTCGTGCTGAGTGCCTGCGAGACGGGCATCGGAAAAGTACAGATTGGGGAAGGTATCGCCGGACTTCGACAAGCGTTTCAACTTGCCGGCGCCAGTAGCGTTGTTGCGACACTGTGGCAGGTACCTGATCGAGACTCCGCCGTGGTGATGAAGGACTTTTTTGACCAATTGGCCGCGGAAACACCTCCAGCAGATGCCCTCCGATCCGCTCAATTGGCGCGGATCGAAAGCCGACGTGAACGATATGGTGCGGCCCATCCATTTTTCTGGGCCGCGTGGACGCTAACCGGAGAGCCACGCAAAGACTAACTTCCTCCCGCGTCCCCTGATGCCAAAGAAGTATCGGCTTCTTTTTAATCGAACTCAGGTACCAGTGAGTGTCCAAGCCGCCCAGTAGAACGGATGAGCCGCGCCATAGCGTTGTCGACGCGACTCGATGCGTTTTATTTGAGCCTGACGTAGTGCTTCTGGATGCGACTTACCTTCGGCTAGTTGCTCGAAGAAATCTTTCATCAGCAATGCTGAGTCACGATCAGGTACTTGCCAAAGGGTTGAAACAATTGCCTCGGCACCGGCAAGTTGAAATGCTTGTCGAAGCCCAGCAACACCTTCCCCTGAATTAACCGTCCCAACCCCCGTTTCACAGGCACTCAACACGACTAACTCGGTTCCTCGAAGATCGAGCCCCAAGATCTCCATTCCCGTGAGAATCCCATCATCGCCTCTTGCCGTTGGATTGTTACATCCAGCCAAAAGCAATCCACATCGCAACAGTGGGTTCTCAGGAATACCCGCTTTCAACTTACGTGTTGAAGAAGCATTGGAAACCGTCGAGCGACCTGTCGCGCTCGCCTGCTCTGGCAAAAAGAAACCATGAGTACTGAGCACTAGCACTCTCGGACTTTTCACTTCCTTAGCGACCGTTTCCAATGCGAACTTACCAAGATATTGAATCGGCTCTTTGCCGCAAATATTGGATACGCTTGGCGAAATTGCTAATGCTTCCAACCGGGTGCTGGGCAACGGCGTAACTTGTGGGATCGCCGTCCTTGAAATCGCGCCCGCCGGAAGCTTTTGTATATCAACCGAACGGAATATTGATTGCACGGCGCTGCGAACGCTATCAGGTGACAAATCAAACGATGGGTCCGCGAACAGCAGAGGAGCTCCAATGGCGGCCTTCTTTTTTGGAAGAACCAACTCGCGGCCGCTGGTAAGAAATCGCAGCGAATAGTCTTCGATTAGGTAGCGGTCGTCCCCAATCGGAATCGTATTCCAAGGCATTAACCATAATGCACCATCTGGACTAAGTACGAGCTGCTTCGTTTCGTCTGGAAAATGCTGGGCGAGCGGATCCCATATTTTTTGCTTCGCTTGAGCAAACAGTGTCCGCCATTCCGACTCGGTCGCTACCTCGCCCGATTCAGCCAAGAAGGCTTCTCGCGCACCGCTATCTCCAATCCAAGAACGGATCTTAGAAACGATCTTGTCGATTTCGCTGCTCTCGCCCAAGTCGACTAGCTTGACCTCACCTTTTCCAGTCGGAGGAATAATGTAGGCGAAATAACGGGCCTTACTGAAGCGATTGCGTCCCGTCTTAACCGAGAAATAATCCCACGGTCGGAGCTCGAAGAAATTGATCATGGTCTGATCCGCGGCGAGTGCTTGGCGAATCGAATCAAGTTCCACCCACTTGCTCTGTGCTAACGGCTCACCAACTCGATCTGCTAATTGCCGCGCCAAGGTCTCTTCTTGTTGCGTAAGCTCTGTAATACGCTTCGCTCGCTCGTCGACCGTTCCCTCTTCAGGCCTTGAAAGTGCCAGTCCAGCTAGTTCCTGACGAATCTTCAATAGCTGTTGCGCCAGGTTTCGCGATTCCACATCGTCGAGATCACGGGTTAACGTTTCGCGAGCCGCCAAAGTCTCTTGCGAAACGCCCTTCGCATTAAGCAGCCAATTCATCGTCGTGGCGACAACTTCGGGATCGTCCTGGTTGGCGATCGCCACCGACACCATTAATGACAAATCCTCCGAATTCTTAAGAAATAGCAATTGCTCGGTGGGTGAGAGCGAGGCAAGCAATGTCGAATAAAACTCTTTGGATTCACGGATCATTTGGTCGAAAAGTCGTACTGCCTCTGGCCACTTACGCTCTGAAGCGGCGAGGCTCGCACGCATCATCTTCAGCTGTAGTGTCTCAGGATTTGATGGCCCCAGCCGATTCTCGAACACCTTAATTGCCTGATCGTAGTATTCACGCGCAATCTCGTAGTTGCCGAAATCATGTTCCAACCATCCCAGGTTGAATAACAGCGCCCCGAATTCGATGCTGTTCTCTCCGTACTTCTGCAGATGGATGTCTCTTAGGCCTTCAAAGCCTTCTCGTGCCTCGTCATAATGAAGCAAGAGTTGATCCACACTAGCGATATCGCTTTGGATCATGACAACGCTAGAATGATCTTCGCTCAGGTGCCGTTTGAGTCCCGTCAATACCTTGCCGTACGCGTCGCGAGCTTGGGGATGCTTATCTTGCATATCGTACAGATAGCCGATATCCCATAATGTGTAGTACGGCTGTACGCTGTCCTCGCCGTACAGTTCGATCTCTTGACGATAGGTTTTCGTGAGTAATTGTTCCGCCGTCACGTAGTCCCCTAAATCGATGAAGATTTGGGCTAAATAGACGGAGGCCAATCGCGCCTCCTCGCTATCCGACTCACCTATCTGATTGGTGATATTCACTACTCGTTCATAGTGACGACGAGCTGTAGCGAGATCGCTCTTACCCTGATAGTACGTTCCAAGGGCCAGTAGGACTTCCGTCATCTCGTAGCTATCTTCACCAAAGGATCGAGCGGCGTTCTGATAGGCCTTGTCGAGATACTCTTTTGCTGCTGCATCGTTTCCAAGCGACGTTTCTGCAGTCGCCAGACTGGTCAAGCACCACAGCTGCATACTTTGATCTTCTTCACTGAGATACGGATAAATCTTAAGTGCAGCCAGAAAGCATTTGCGAGCCTCTTCCGGCTTATCGTCATCCAATTCTGTGAAACCTAGTTCCTCGACAATCTCGACGACGGTGTATTCTCGAGGACCATATAACTCACTTGCCGCCTTAAGAGCTTTCTTGAGCACGGTCCGGGCCTTGTTGAGTTCCGTCAAAATCCGAAGTGTTTTGCCATAGCCAAATTGGGTTAGGATATAATCCTCATTTGCCTCGCCAACGGTGGCTCGATACGCTTTGATAGCCCGTTCGTAATATGGCTTGGCCTCACGATAACGCTCCAGTTCGTACAGTTGTTCCCCTGTATAGGCAAGATTGAACGCCGTGTTGACATTGCGCTCGCCAAGTTCTCGCAAATAGATATCCAGTACTTTCAGTTGAACAGCATGGGCCTCTTCCCATTTCTCAGCATCGCTCAATGTATCGATTTGATCATTGAGTCTGCTGACCGTTTGGGCAGCCTGCCCCGTGAGATCCTGGGCGGAGACTTCGACAACGAATAACACGGCCAAAAGCATTCCTGCACATAGCGATCTGCAACCTGGCATCGCTTTTACCCTCGAATCTAAGTTGTAGTTTTCTCATCAGATGAAAAGCTAGAACGTGAGAATAGTATTCTGCCCGATTCAACGACACTTGGGAAGCAAGTTTTTGTCTTGGGCGAGAGAGGCCACGCGTCGAAGACTATCTCTGATTAACACAGCGCTAACATCTACCACGGACATGTCATATATAGAATCGAGTGCGATGTCCTGTCATACAGAACTGCGCCACCATTGGCGCGAGTTCTGAACTTGGATTCTTTCCCGCCTGCCATGATCCAACATGGCAGGCGTTTAACTGACTATGCCCTGGTCACATGATTGCTTCCAAGCTCAACTGATAAACCGCCCCTGCATCCAAAAACCACACCGAGCGAGACACCTGCTCACGATTTTGGAATAGACATTCATTCCGTGATACTGAAGAAGAATGGGCTAATTGGATGTCTTAACAGAGTCTACACAAATACCAGGACACTTCCTCCAACTGACTTTTCTTTCGTCACACCGTATTTTCTCGGTACAGCATCGAATTGCTACGCGTATGAGATTTAACCTGACCTTTTCTTCAAACCATTGAATTAAGTAAGGAGAAGGTCAGGTTTGCACATGATGTGAGCGGTTCTCGTAAGTTCGACCTATTTGACTTCGGCGATGTCTCCGGTTGTCCACTGCCCGTCGATATTTCGCCATAGCTTGCCAGTTGGATTGTGGTCTCTTAGCTCTTCTGGAAGGTGCGACTGGCGGACTTGGTCGTACGCCTGCAGCATCGCAAATCGCCGCATGGCATTGGGAATGCCAACGGAAGTGAAACCTGGGTGACCTGTTGCTGGAAATGGGCCGCCATGGGCCATACCGATGCTGACAGGCATTCCATTGGGCATCTTGTCATTCATGAACCGTCCTACCTTACGACGAAGTCGCGGTGCGAGTTCTTCATACGCATTGGCATCGGTACCGTCGGTGCTACTGTAAATGCAGCCAGCCAGTTGACCATGCAGCGCGTCGATTACCATCTTAGCTTCGGCTACGTCCTTACAAACGACGAACATCGCCGTATTACCGAAGGCTTCCGTTTGGAGGGCCTTGGGTGATGCTAAAAATTGGGCACCGCTGACTTCCAACAATGTGTTTGGATGACTAAAACCGGATCCTTGCTTTTGCTCTTGGTCGGTGATGACTTTGGCGCCAGCTTTCTTCAGCACGGCAATCTTTTCAATCAGGTTCGCAAGCGTCTTCTTGGAGCCCAATGTTCCCGGTGTTACTCCATTGAACTTGTCCTTAGTCGCGGCGATAAAACCTTTCGTTGCTTCGTCATCGATTAGAATTGCCAGCCCCGGCTGGGTGCAGAATTGGCCAGTTCCTTTTAGGCAGACATTGCTGTAGCGGTTAACCAGTTGATCGCCATGTTCTCGAATCGCTCCCGGGAGGAAGACCATTGGATTGACGCTCGAAAGAGACACGTAGATCGGCTTGCCTGCTGCATCCGCCGAAGCCTTTAAAGCAAGTCCAGCTGTCGTGCTGCCGGTGAACGCGGTTGCTCCGATCCGCGGGTCTGCGACTAGGCGTTTGCCATCTTCATGATTCATACGGTACAGAAGCTGAACCGTTGCCGAGGGCAGTTCCGCTTCCTGGGAGGCCTGAAAAGCTAGTTCCGCGAGGGCCTTAGTGGTGCCGGATGCCGCCGAGTTGGCGATCGCTATGACTGGATTTCCGGCTGCGATCGCTGATGCGAAATCGCCGCCAGAAATCGAATTCCATGAGAAAGGAAAGTTGTTCGGACTGAATATCGCAACCGGTCCAATCGGAGCGAACATAGAGCGAAGGTCACGCTTCGTTTCGATCAAGATCTGCTTCCAAGATCGTTCCTCGGCGGCCGCCGCAGTTTGACGAATTTGATCGGTTGTGCGATCCATCTCGCGGCCCGCCAGTCGATGCTCGGACGGCAAACCACTTTCTAGGCTGGCCAAATGCCCTAGCGAATTGCGATTTTCTTCCATCAAATCAGCAAACCGGCGAAGAAACTTCGGGATCTGCGTAGGAGCGATGTTGGCTAGTTCGTCAGCGGCAGACGCAGAGGCGGTCAGTGCAGCATCGCAATCGGCCCAGGTGCTGATCGGGTAATTACCAGGCAGAGCCTCTTGCGTAATTGGGTTTTGAGTTGAGAAGGTCTCGCTGCTATTGGCAGCTTTCCAAGTACCGGCGAGCAAGATCGGAGCGATGTCGCACATCAATAATAATCCTAATTTCGAGTAGTACGTAATCGTCAATGCTAACACTCTGTTTCGATGCAACCGTGAAGCTGATTGTTTTTCTTCGTCCGTAGCAACTGTTTTACGCTTGGAGGAAGTGGCCAGCGCTGTCGCCTTGGTGACAACCCCGATAATCGTAATAGCCGCGAAATGGACTTGCTGATGCATTTTATCGACCGCGAATCCGACGACATGAGCAGGATTGAGCTCCCAACCGACTTGGCCTGTGATTCAGCACTCAATACAGTTGCTATGACATGGTCGTCTGCGTCTTCCGCGATGTGGCTAATTGCAATCGGTCGTGAAATGTTTGCATAGTCTCTAAAACGACAAGGCAGACACACGCCAGATCGCGCCAACTTGTCACGATTCTGACCATCATCAGGCCAAACTCGACCCCATAAGTTACTCAAAGTTAACGAGCCGTTTCCTGTTCGTTGCCCAAACTAGACACAAGTCGACTGCAATAGCGCGAGACAAAGCTGCCTTGCCGAAATGTCGCGAAGTATCGCTGATTCTTCAGCAATCCGTATAGGTAGAATCGATAAAGCAAATCTGTTCTCAGCGATCTAATAAAACATGCTTTCTAAACGGCATGACACTGCGGTAGCGGGCGGCGGGCAATGCAATACGGGGATTGCGATTCGGGATCGATCATCACGCTCGCTTCGATTCGAAACACGTCCGCTAGTAGTTCTGCGGTTACGATCTGGTGAGGCGTACCTCGGTCGACGATCCTTCCATCGTTCAACGCAATCAAATGGTGCGAGTAGCGAGCGGCGTGATTAATATCATGTAGCACCAACACGATGGTTCGTGCCTGCTCACGATGAAGACGTTCGAGTATGTCGAGGACTTCCAACTGGTGAACCATATCGAGGAACGTAGTAGGTTCGTCGAGCAGGATGATCGGTGTATCTTGGGCTAACACCATTGCGATCCATGCCAACTGTCGCTGCCCTCCCGAGAGTTCCCCTATAGGGCGCTCGGCGAGATGTTGGATCCCTGCCATCTCCAAGGCGTTACCAATCTTTGACTCGTCTTCAGAGGAGATCCCTCCGAAAAAGCCTTGATGAGGATAGCGGCCAAGCGTCAGAAGTTCCCAAACGGTCAAGGCCTCAGGGGCTTCGGGGTTTTGTATCAGGACACCGAGTTGGCGGGCAACATGGCGGGTGGGTTCGTTGTGAATTGCCTTTCCGTCAAGATAGGCCGCACCTTGCTTAGGGCGGAGCAGCCGAGCAAGTCCTTTAAGCAATGTCGATTTGCCGCAGCCGTTTGGACCGATAAGCGTAGTTATCTGGCCAGTCGTAATTTCGAACGAAAGCTGTTGAACGACTTCGACCTGATCATACGCGAGGGTCAGCTGTTCGCAACGGAATTGATGGAGGTTCTCCATGAAAGTTAGCCCTTGGTTGTCATTAGTTGGTACACGAAGTAGATCCCCCCTACCCCACCTACCATGATGCCGGCAGGAATTTCAACTGGGGCAAGCAGCGTGCGACCTGCCGTATCGGCGACGAGTAGCAACAGCATTCCCACCAGCCCTGTGGTTGGGACCAGTCGGCCATGTTGCGGCCCGATCAGCCGCCGAGCGATGTGCGGCGCGATTAGTCCTAGGAAGACAATCCCGCCAGACATGGCCATGGCTGCAGATCCCAGAGCAACTGCGATAACTAGTAGCAGCAAACGCCAATGAAACACGCTCACCCCTAGACTGATTACATTTTCATCACGCAAGCGAAGAATGTTCAGAATTGGACAAATCGCCATCACGACCGGCATTAGAATCCCTAGCCAAGCCGCAAGCGCCAGCACATAGTTCCAATCAGCCTTATTGAAACTTCCAGTCGCCCAGGCTAGGGCTTGCGAGTAAATCTGCCGATCGACGTTCAGCGAAAGTACGAGCGTGAAAGCGCCAACTGCTGCACTCACGGCAACGCCTGTTAATAGAAGCCTAGCTGGATAGATACCACCGCGATCGATCGCCAAGCCGCAGACGGCCAGTACCACACACAGACCGCCTGCCATGCTCATTGCTGGCAAAGTCCAAGGAGATGCAATCTGAATCCCAAAAAGTGACAAGGCCAGTGTGATGCCAAGATTACCACCGGTAGTGACGCCCAAAATGCCTGGCTCGGCCAAATCATTGCGAAGGACTCCTTGCATCATCACACCAGAAATAGCGATCCC from Blastopirellula marina encodes the following:
- a CDS encoding RNA polymerase sigma factor, which produces MMSTYAETAREQDLIAGFQAGDPASFRQLYDQFGHQLEIYVRTRCPRDADDVIQQTWLKVWNSRQTFAGSRIGAWIITIARNTLYDHFRKPKSYPLTEQSLGIAEQAAASFRLEREEELRQLRECSEQLPDAIRRIVQAFFSGTSGENIAAAEDIQRSTVYTRVHRALANLRKCMEQKRI
- a CDS encoding CHAT domain-containing tetratricopeptide repeat protein — protein: MHLARTIILSCLFIGCLSNDLLAQLTAQSERRVTQLNEQIAQLENQGNDRAAIPLQKEIVDIAERELGHNKSETAYEWNYLGHLYFRLGEYGEARNPYSQALSIRRKVLGENDEDTGESYGNVGFVLAELGEYDQSEEAYLQALRIYRRNTGDESSETLQTMNNLGNLYLKTSNFEKAKSLNRAALAIRTRTLGPDHADVGESIFNLGVIAHEEGDYNKAQELYSRSRSIFQEALGEEHPYTLQLMNNLGKLAYDLGDVQRSYDIDRQVYDIRMRVLGPDHIDTAQSLNNMAFNQQDQRNFEKALPLYQKALDIFLKQLGEKDVNTQLTMLNLAVVKQRLGQSKEAEDLATRALNLRRESLGEGHPLVSEALYQIATVRLEAGRLDEAREAFEQSYKIMEDAYGDNHPKTLSVLFSLCWINMRNEDWASVLELSDKTRRLVRTTGARLMSGLTPAEQLRLLNKDDHHEFAFTVAWQKKDDQAFADSSASWIINDKGLSQETLAARETLLRDLGDAETQTLSRKLQETRRSLANIVLSAPQADQVELKKRQVEQLTQQEEELSRQLAKKVGASVELEKWIELDDVRKKLKHDETFVTWIRFQPYDFNNESQISGYLLPPRYMAWIIPPAGQREVRLIDVGPAEEIDSLIEKARKELNAAGRPDGAIRNEGEQDAEKKLRRSLADVAEKVWLPVAFHIGDETKKINLSPDGALWLVPWAALPDGDDRYLIEDYAFRYLISGREFVQEVAAPSSNTPLVFANPTFDLTPQKVIAAVKAIFRDVRLDANASRGRVSQTALGKVPSLPNTEIEANAIAPSLEKLVGKPPIKYLGEYALESVVKRVHRPRMLVLSTHGYFLPDQQMRSNERSIHNDRARAASLLAIDGTLIENPLLRCGLLLAGCNQPPAGGDDGILTGLEIVGLDLRGTELVVLSACETGIGKVQIGEGIAGLRQAFQLAGASSVVATLWQVPDRDSAVVMKDFFDQLAAETPPADALRSAQLARIESRRERYGAAHPFFWAAWTLTGEPRKD
- a CDS encoding CHAT domain-containing tetratricopeptide repeat protein; amino-acid sequence: MLFVVEVSAQDLTGQAAQTVSRLNDQIDTLSDAEKWEEAHAVQLKVLDIYLRELGERNVNTAFNLAYTGEQLYELERYREAKPYYERAIKAYRATVGEANEDYILTQFGYGKTLRILTELNKARTVLKKALKAASELYGPREYTVVEIVEELGFTELDDDKPEEARKCFLAALKIYPYLSEEDQSMQLWCLTSLATAETSLGNDAAAKEYLDKAYQNAARSFGEDSYEMTEVLLALGTYYQGKSDLATARRHYERVVNITNQIGESDSEEARLASVYLAQIFIDLGDYVTAEQLLTKTYRQEIELYGEDSVQPYYTLWDIGYLYDMQDKHPQARDAYGKVLTGLKRHLSEDHSSVVMIQSDIASVDQLLLHYDEAREGFEGLRDIHLQKYGENSIEFGALLFNLGWLEHDFGNYEIAREYYDQAIKVFENRLGPSNPETLQLKMMRASLAASERKWPEAVRLFDQMIRESKEFYSTLLASLSPTEQLLFLKNSEDLSLMVSVAIANQDDPEVVATTMNWLLNAKGVSQETLAARETLTRDLDDVESRNLAQQLLKIRQELAGLALSRPEEGTVDERAKRITELTQQEETLARQLADRVGEPLAQSKWVELDSIRQALAADQTMINFFELRPWDYFSVKTGRNRFSKARYFAYIIPPTGKGEVKLVDLGESSEIDKIVSKIRSWIGDSGAREAFLAESGEVATESEWRTLFAQAKQKIWDPLAQHFPDETKQLVLSPDGALWLMPWNTIPIGDDRYLIEDYSLRFLTSGRELVLPKKKAAIGAPLLFADPSFDLSPDSVRSAVQSIFRSVDIQKLPAGAISRTAIPQVTPLPSTRLEALAISPSVSNICGKEPIQYLGKFALETVAKEVKSPRVLVLSTHGFFLPEQASATGRSTVSNASSTRKLKAGIPENPLLRCGLLLAGCNNPTARGDDGILTGMEILGLDLRGTELVVLSACETGVGTVNSGEGVAGLRQAFQLAGAEAIVSTLWQVPDRDSALLMKDFFEQLAEGKSHPEALRQAQIKRIESRRQRYGAAHPFYWAAWTLTGT